In the genome of Gloeotrichia echinulata CP02, one region contains:
- a CDS encoding helix-turn-helix transcriptional regulator has product MSEEYYELSRRETQVFDLILLGMSNKEIGAELGICKKTAETFVASILSKTGRKTRQKLAAQVKRESIKVVRKQPSRMYVLEKKIVLHSNEQRWDLHPH; this is encoded by the coding sequence ATGAGTGAGGAGTATTATGAATTATCACGAAGAGAAACCCAGGTATTCGATTTAATATTGTTGGGCATGTCAAATAAAGAAATCGGTGCAGAACTTGGGATATGTAAAAAAACCGCAGAAACGTTTGTAGCATCAATACTCAGCAAGACAGGACGAAAAACACGCCAAAAACTAGCCGCACAAGTAAAAAGAGAATCCATCAAAGTTGTACGCAAACAGCCAAGTAGGATGTATGTTCTTGAAAAAAAAATCGTTCTTCACAGTAATGAGCAAAGATGGGACTTGCACCCACATTAG
- a CDS encoding transposase — protein sequence MRQVEKHIIKEGHDWFDYCSDITTISRQLYNTAQFTQRQGFFYGWGTQTQAGLDSLFKQNENYKAISAKVAQLVLKQNADAWIAYYKALVAYKLEPTKFTGRPKPPNYVDDKNLIKFNNQAIGKKEFSKGSVVPSMSPIRIPVKPGLKFEDLCEVRIIPKTGCFVIEIVYEITELSEFFCSLNPELNAAIDIGLDNLATIVFNDLSEQPIIVNGKPLKSANQFYNKQIAKFRGFLPHGKGKSRRIANIVRNRNQFIDSYLHQSTKMIVDELLSLGITHVSIGKNEQWKTRLNLGKRTNQNFTQIPHAIFIEMLTYKLVRVGITVKVAEESYTSKASAIDWDIIPTYQPNNKIKHVFSGKRVKRAWYISKNGLKIHADVNAGYNIGRKSNPEGFDCLQSILRDRGCLVVHPRRITPLFKRVHAESRVA from the coding sequence ATGCGTCAAGTAGAAAAGCACATAATCAAAGAAGGACATGACTGGTTTGATTATTGTAGTGACATTACCACTATTTCTCGGCAGCTTTACAACACTGCTCAATTCACTCAGCGTCAAGGTTTTTTCTACGGATGGGGAACTCAAACCCAAGCCGGCTTAGATAGTTTATTCAAACAAAACGAGAACTACAAAGCAATAAGCGCAAAAGTAGCTCAACTCGTATTAAAACAGAATGCAGATGCGTGGATTGCTTACTACAAAGCATTAGTGGCTTATAAACTTGAACCAACTAAGTTCACTGGTAGACCAAAACCACCTAATTATGTTGATGATAAGAACCTGATTAAGTTTAACAATCAAGCCATTGGCAAAAAAGAATTTAGTAAAGGTTCGGTTGTCCCGTCAATGTCGCCAATCAGAATCCCGGTAAAGCCTGGACTAAAGTTTGAGGACTTGTGTGAGGTACGAATTATCCCAAAAACTGGATGCTTCGTTATCGAAATAGTCTATGAAATTACCGAGTTGTCAGAGTTTTTTTGTAGTTTGAATCCTGAACTGAATGCGGCGATAGATATTGGTTTAGATAATCTAGCGACGATTGTTTTCAACGACTTGAGCGAACAGCCAATTATCGTAAACGGGAAACCATTAAAATCAGCCAACCAATTTTATAACAAGCAGATCGCCAAGTTTCGAGGTTTTCTGCCTCATGGTAAAGGTAAATCAAGGCGAATCGCAAACATCGTCCGCAACCGTAATCAATTTATAGATTCATATTTGCATCAATCCACAAAAATGATTGTGGATGAACTTCTATCTCTTGGTATAACTCACGTCTCAATCGGGAAAAACGAACAATGGAAAACACGTCTTAATTTAGGTAAACGTACAAACCAAAATTTTACTCAAATACCACACGCAATATTTATCGAAATGCTGACTTATAAATTAGTTAGAGTCGGTATTACCGTTAAGGTAGCAGAAGAATCTTACACAAGTAAGGCTTCAGCGATTGATTGGGACATCATCCCAACTTATCAACCTAACAACAAGATCAAGCATGTATTCTCAGGAAAACGTGTCAAACGTGCGTGGTATATCAGTAAAAATGGTTTGAAGATTCATGCCGACGTGAACGCAGGGTACAACATCGGCAGAAAAAGTAATCCTGAAGGATTTGACTGTCTCCAGTCTATTCTAAGGGATAGGGGGTGTCTGGTAGTACATCCAAGGCGGATAACTCCACTATTTAAGCGTGTCCATGCTGAAAGTAGAGTCGCTTAA
- the glyQ gene encoding glycine--tRNA ligase subunit alpha: MNFQSVIALLHQFWGERGCLISQPYDMEKGAGTKNPHTFLRALGPEPWAVAYVEPCRRPTDGRYGENPNRFQHYYQYQVLIKPSPDNIQEIYLDSLRALGIRPEDHDIRFVEDNWEDATVGAWGTGWEVWLDGMEITQFTYFQQCGGIDCRPVSIEITYGLERLTMYLQQVEAITKIQWTDNITYGDVHLQGEIEQCTYNFEASNPELLLTLFNLYEQEATQLTERGLVLPSLDYVIKCSHTFNLLDARGVISVTERTRYITRIRHLARKVAHLYVEQRERLGFPLLKNP, from the coding sequence GTGAATTTTCAGTCGGTAATAGCTTTATTGCATCAGTTCTGGGGGGAACGTGGTTGTCTGATTTCCCAGCCCTACGACATGGAAAAGGGAGCAGGCACGAAAAATCCCCATACTTTTTTAAGAGCGCTGGGACCTGAACCCTGGGCTGTTGCTTATGTAGAACCGTGTCGGCGCCCTACAGATGGGCGCTATGGGGAAAATCCCAATCGCTTCCAACACTATTATCAGTACCAAGTTTTGATTAAGCCTTCGCCTGATAATATCCAGGAAATTTATCTCGATTCCTTACGGGCTTTAGGAATTCGCCCGGAAGATCACGATATTCGGTTTGTTGAGGATAACTGGGAAGATGCGACGGTGGGCGCTTGGGGTACTGGCTGGGAAGTTTGGTTAGATGGGATGGAAATTACTCAATTTACCTACTTCCAACAGTGTGGGGGAATTGATTGTCGTCCGGTGTCAATTGAGATTACATACGGCTTAGAGCGACTGACGATGTACCTGCAGCAGGTAGAAGCCATTACTAAGATCCAGTGGACAGACAATATTACTTATGGTGATGTTCATCTCCAAGGAGAGATTGAGCAGTGTACATATAACTTTGAAGCGTCGAATCCTGAGTTGCTGTTGACTTTGTTTAATTTGTATGAGCAGGAAGCTACGCAATTGACAGAGAGAGGATTGGTTTTACCCAGTCTGGACTATGTAATTAAGTGTTCCCATACTTTTAATTTACTGGATGCGCGAGGTGTGATTTCCGTCACAGAGCGTACACGGTATATTACGAGGATTCGCCATTTGGCGCGTAAGGTGGCTCATTTATATGTAGAGCAAAGGGAGAGGTTGGGTTTTCCGTTGCTGAAAAATCCGTAA